CACGCATGGTTCAGCAAGCGGGACATAATGTCGCCGCTGTGGAAGGTGATGAACGGCTTGGCAAAATCACCTTCGCCGAGGATTTTATCAGGGATGGAGAGATAATGGAGAGCAAGACGGCTAGCCCCCTTCCCGTGATCCGCATCGGCAATGGCTATGATGTTCACCGTTTCGAGCCCGGGGATCATATCTGGCTATGTGGTGTCAAAATTGGCCATAATGCCGGGCTAAAAGGCCATAGCGATGCCGATGTCGGGCTGCATGCACTGACCGACGCGCTGCTCGGTGCCTTGGCTATAGGAGATATTGGCGACCATTTCCCGGATAATGACCCACGATGGGCCGGCGCCTCGTCTGACCGCTTTCTCGAGCATGCTGCGGTGCAGGTGCGCCGTGCGGGCTATAAAATCGGCAATGTCGATATTACGCTGATATGCGAGGCACCCAAGGTGAAGCCGCATCGCGAGACCATGCGCAGCCGGGTTGCAGAGATATTGGGGCTTTCGATCGATACGGTAAGCATCAAGGCCACGACAACCGAGGCGCTGGGCTTTACCGGACGGCGCGAAGGGATTGCCGCACAGGCCAGCGCGCTTATAGTGTCAGCAAACTGAAGAGTAGGACAGAAATCATGGTAAAAATGGCAAGAAAATTTTTCGCTGGAGCACTGGCCCTGTCGGCACTGGCTTCGCACCAGGCAGCTCTGGCGCAGGACAACGCAGCAAGCTGCGCGACCGTCGAACAGGCAGAGGCGCTGATGATTGCGGTGATGCCTGGCATCATCCGTTCAGTCAGTGATCTGTGCCAGCCGCATTTGCCTGCCGGTGCGGAACTGGCGACATCTTCCAGCCATGTCGATACCGTGCTCGTACCGGCGGCGCGCGAAGCCTTTCCGACTGCGCTCGATACATTCATGGTAATCGGCGGGACCGAAATGCCTGCAGAATTGCGCAGCCTTGGCTATGACCAGCTTATGCCACTTCTCGATGGGGTTCTGGGCCAGCAGATTGCCGGTGATATCAAGCCCGAAAGCTGTGGTTCGATCAACCGGATTTATACCTCGCTAAAGGCCATGTCACCGCAGCAGAGTGCGTCGCTGATCGTTGCCCTTGTCGAGATTTCGGGCGATAAAGAGTCTCCGCTGAAGATTTGCCCAATCACAGCTGCCGGTGACTGATCGGCCATGGCTGCATTGGTGCCCGATGACATTGCCAGCATCGCCCAGCAAGTGCTGGACGGCAACCGCGAAGCGGGTCGGCGCATTGCTGTGGCCGAAAGTTGCACCGGCGGGCTGGTTTCGGCGGCGCTGACCGAATGGCCGGGCAGCTCGGACGTATTCGAGCGCGGTTATGTCACCTATTCCAACGCCGCCAAGACCGAGGAACTGGAGGTCAGCCCCGATATCATCGATGCCTTTGGCGCAGTTTCGATCGCCGTGGCCTGGGCCATGGCCAAGGGTGCCTTGGCGAAATCGGGAGCGGATATTGCGGTTTCGATCACCGGTGTTGCCGGCCCCGGCGGCGGCACCGAGAAGAAACCTGTCGGCACTGTGGTTTTTGCGTGCATCAAAAAAGGGGATGACCCGGAAAAAGTGGTAGCCGAACTCAAGCGTTTCGGTGAAGATCTGAGCCGTGATGAAATTCGTCGTCAGGCGGCGTTGTGCGCGCTGGAGCTTTTCCTGCCATAAAGCGCATCGGCACGCGTCTCGAAAGCGGCAACCATCTTGCGGAACGCCTTGTCGAAATACTGCCCCGCCAGTCGCTCGAAAAAGCGATTGTGAAAGTTGAAGGCGACGTAAAAGTCGACCCGGCACCGATCGTTGCCATGCGGATGGAATAGCCAGCGATTTTCCAGATTGCGCAATGGCCCGTCGAGATATTCGACAATAATAGCCTCACCCGGCTTTTTGGTGACATGTGAGGTGAACTTCTCACGCAGCTGTTTGAAGCCGACAATCATATCCGCGACCATCTCAGTCTCGCTGTCCGAGCGGATGCGCGTACCGACAACCCATGGCAGGAATTCCTCATAGGAATCGACATCGGCCACCAGATCGTAAACCTGTTGCGGCGTATAGGGCAGATAGCGGGTTTCGCTATGACTGGGCATCAGGCTCAGCGCTGGGCAGCCTGTTTGGCAAGCTGCTCCTCGCGTGCCTTGCGCAGCCGTTCGAAATCGTCACCGGCATGATAGCTGGAACGGGTCAACGGGCTTGAGGCCACCAGCAAGAAACCCTTGGCCCGGGCAATGGCGGCATAGGCGTCAAAGGCCTTGGGGGTGACGAAATCGGCGACCTTGGCATGTTTCGGCGTCGGTTGCAGATACTGACCCATAGTCATGAAATCGATATCGGCCGAGCGCATGTCGTCCATCACCTGATGCACTTCGAGCCGTTCCTCACCCAGTCCCAGCATGATACCCGATTTGGTGAAGATCGACGGATCATGGCGCTTGACCTGCTCGAGCAGACGGATCGAAGCGTAATAGCGCGCGCCAGGGCGAATGGTCGGATAGAGACGCGGTACCGTTTCCAGATTATGGTTATAAACATCGGGCCGCGCGGTGACGATTGCCTCTACCGCGGCTTCCGATTTGTTGCGAAAATCGGGCGTGAGAATCTCAATGGTGGTGTCCGGCGTGTTGCGACGCAGTGCCTCGATCACCTTGACGAACTGGCTGGCACCACCATCGGGCAGATCATCGCGATCGACCGAAGTGACAACAATATGCTGCAAGCCCATCTTGGCCGCTGCGACCGCAAGATTTTCCGGTTCCATCGGATCGACCGGACGCGGCATACCGGTCTTGACGTTGCAAAAGGCACAGGCCCGGGTGCAGACATCGCCGAGGATCATAACCGTGGCATGTTTCTTGGTCCAGCATTCACCGATATTGGGGCACGCTGCCTCTTCACACACGGTGTTGAGGTTGAGATCGCGCATCAGCTTGCGGGTCTCGTGGAATCCCTTGCTCACAGGCGCTTTCACCCGGATCCATTCGGGCTTGCGGACGCGTGGTGGACGCGGTGCTTGTTCGGGTTTTGCGGACATGTCGTTCATGGGGATGCAGATAGCGATACAAGCTTGGCGATGCAATGGTAGCAACCGCCGCAAGCCAATTGGTCGCGGCTATCATTCCCCGCGCTATCATTGATCGCATAGGCCATATCGTCTAGGCCCCGCCGCCATGGAAACCGGAACGCTCGTTACTCTCGCCCTCTATTTCATCGCCATGCTGGGCATCGGTCTTTATGCCTGGAGAAAATCGACCAGCGATATCGAAGGCTATATGCTCGGCGGGCGGCAATTGTCTCCTGCTGTTGCGGCACTGTCTGCCGGGGCGTCCGACATGTCGGGATGGCTGTTGCTCGGCCTGCCTGGCGCGCTTTATGTCAGCGGGCTGGTCGAAGCATGGATCGGCATCGGGCTGTTCGTCGGGGCGCTGGCCAACTGGATCATCGTAGCACCGAGGCTCAGGCAACAGACCGAAGCGCTTGGCAACAGCCTCACCATCCCGCAATTTCTCGGTCGTCGCTTTCCCGACAAGGCGCTATTGCTGCGCACCATCTCGGCGATTGTCATCATTGTCTTTTTCACCGTCTATACCGCTGCCGGGCTGGTTGGCGGCGGCAAGCTTTTCGCCAGCGCCTTTGGTCAGGATTATCTTGTCGGTGTCTGGCTGACGGCGGGTGTGGTGCTTGCCTATACCATGTTCGGCGGTTTTCTCGCGGTCAGCCTGACCGATTTCGTCCAAGGCTGCATCATGGTGGTGGCGCTGGCCCTGATGCCGGTGGTTGCTGTGATCAATCTCGGCGGATGGGGCGAGACCGAAGCGCTTTTGGCCGCCATCGACCCGAGCCCGCTCAGCCTCACCGAAGGGCTGACACTGGCAGGCTTTCTCTCCGCCACTGCCTGGGGTCTGGGTTATTTCGGTCAGCCGCATATCATCGTCCGCTTCATGGCACTGCGCAGTGTCGATGATCTGCCCACTGCGCGCGCAATCGGTATGGGCTGGATGGGAGTATCGCTGGTCGGTGCTATCGGCGTCGCACTGGCAGGCCGTGCCTATGTCAACGCCAATAGCCTGACGCTCGACGATCCGGAGACCATATTCATCCTGCTTGCCGATATGTTGTTTCACCCTTTGATCACCGGCTTCCTGTTGGCAGCGCTGCTGGCGGCGATTATGAGCACCATTTCCTCACAGCTACTGGTGTCGTCTTCTTCCCTCACCGAGGATTTTTACCGCCGTTTTCTGCGTCGTGATGCCAGTGAGGGCGAACTGGTAACGGTCGGCCGTTTGGCTGTGGCAGCGGTGGCGATTGCCGCGGGATTGATCGCTCTCGATCCAGAAAGCCAAGTGCTCGGCCTGGTCGCCAACGCCTGGGCCGGCTTTGGTGGTGCCTTTGGACCACTCATTCTTTTGTCACTATGCTGGCCGCGTATGACTGGCGTCGGTGCGGTTGCCGGGCTGGTGACCGGGGCGTTGGTGGTGATCGGCTGGATTGGCATGGGCTGGGATAGTGATTTTTACGGGCTTGGCGGCATTTATGAGATCATTCCCGGCTTTGTCGCGGCGATGCTGGCGATTATTGCAGTATCACTTGCAACCCAACCCAGCGCTGGCAATGTCCCTGCCTATGAGTAACAGCGGCTATACCGATAATCTCGATGCAATTGTGAGTGATTGCTGGCAACGATTGCACCGCGGCGCCAAGGATCGCCGCCATGGCTTCCATCAACTGACCATTGGTAATGTCGATCGTGAAGGACAGCCGCATCAGCGTATCATGGTGTTGCGCGAGGCCGATAGTGCAGAGCGTCTGTTGCGCTTTCACACCGATGCCCGTGCTGCCAAGGTGGATATGATTAGTGATGGCTCGCCGATTTCGATCCTTGCTTATGACGCCAGGGCGAAAATCCAGATCCGCATGCATGGCAATGCAAGAATCGAACAACAGGGTCCGCGCCCCGATTGTGCTTGGGAAAAGGCGAGCCTGTTCGCGCGGCGCTGTTACCTCGCAGATCCGGCTCCAGGCAGCCTTACCGAAACGCCATCATCGGGACTGCCTGCGGACCTGGAGGGTATTGAGCCAACGCAGCAACGCAGCGAGCATGGCCGCAATAACTTTGCCCTGCTGTTGGCGACCATCAACCGGATGGAATGGCTCTATCTTGCCCATACCGGCCATCGCCGGGCACAATTCATCCATGATGCTGATAGCAGGTGGCACGGCCACTGGATGGTGCCCTGACCCCATTAACCGAAAGACCGGATATGCCGAACAACCAGAATGATAATCCCAATGTTGCGCTGCTGATCGACGCCGATAACGCCTCACCTGCCGGTATTGATCCTGTGCTGACGGTGCTGGCGGAACTGGGGACGGTCAATATTCGCCGCGCCTATGGCAATTGGCGCAAGCAGAGCCTCAAGGGCTGGGTCGACCTGGTGCATCGCTATGGCATCGAGCCGCAGCAGCAATTTGACATTACCAAGGGCAAGAACGCTACCGATATGAAAATGACCATAGATGCCATGGATATGCTGTTCCATGGCCGGATCGACGGCTTCGGCATTATGAGCTCGGACAGCGATTTCATGCCACTGGCCATGCGCATCCGCCAGGAGGGCATACCAGTCTATGGCTTTGGCGGTCAGAAGACGCCCGAGGCCTTCAAACAGGCCTGTACCCGCTTTATCGACGTTAATGCCCTGATCCGTGCGGAGAAGGCCGAACAGGACAATGGCAAGGATGCCGGCAAAGGTGTAGATGAGGATCTTCTGCACTTGCTGATCGATGCCTATCAGGCGAGCAAACGTGACTCCGAAGGTTATGCCAGCCTCAGTGCCGTCGGCAAGATTGCCGGCAACCGCTCTAGCTTCGACGTACGCAATTACGGCTTTTCGCGGCTGTCGGACATGTTCGAGGAAGTCCCCAATTTCAAAACCCGCCGTGACGCCAATGGCCAAATTTATGTGAAACGATTGAACTAACCTCTCCTCTGCCGCCAGCGGGAGAGGGATTTTTGATCATAACCCCCGTTTGACCAGCGCCGGCATGGCAATTTCACCCATCCCCCACGCCATGGCGCGCATTGCCATTTGCCGCGGCTTTGGCAGATGCGCGATGTAGCAGGCCATATATTCGATATGTGATCGCGCGCCGCGGGCGGCTTTGAAGCTGCCCGCCCCGGCCGAACAATTGAGCCGCAGGCCATGTTCCATCGCATAATCGCCGAATAACAGGCTGGCGATGCGATAGAGCGCAGCCTCGCGCGGGGCGGTCATATCATAGCCGAGCACCGGCACCGTCAGCACATCGCCGCGGGCAAAGCATCCGGCGATGCCCATAATGCTCCCTTCGCCATCACGCACCACCTGAAAATCGACCAGTTTGCTATCCGAAAGCAGCTTGATCCATTCAGGCGTAAATTGCGGATTGAGCATAGAATATTTGTCGAGATACAGCGCCTTGTACAGCGCTGCGATCCGTTCCGCGTCACTGGCCGTCATGGCGCTGATGCCCTCCGCCACCAGCCCCGATTTACGGAATTTGCGCCGGTCGCTCTTGGTGTGGCTGCGCGGACGCCACTGCGCCGCGACATCATCAATCACCCAGATTTGCCGCGACGGTATCATCAACCAGCCATCATCGCACAGCACCTGATAGAGCGCAGGCGAGGACCAGTCATCGACACTGCGGATCGCCAGCATATGGTCGGGATAATGCGCCAGCACCGCCTCACGCATCGCGGCAATCCCCTCCCCTTGCCAACCCCCGTGCAAATTGGTGGCGAACAGGAAATTATCGAGCATCGCCACCCGATTGATATTCGCCGCGCGCAGCAACCCGCCAATCGCGCTCAACCCGGCACCCACCAACGGTGCCGCCATGCCCAGCCCGGCCTCATGCAACTCATCCTTGGCATAACCGACATAGGCACTGTGCGGCTGCACCACATAGCTGCCACCCATACCGCCATGGCTGATGGTGACGGGGAGAAGGTGCGGACCGTGGCGGAGGGCGCACAGGTCTATGCCTCCGGTATTCGCGATACGCTCGGCCAGAGGAAGGACAGCCGCCTGCTGAAAAAAGGAGGTAATGGCTGGGTCTGCATCCCGCCACACATCCTCGGGCGGATCGGCAGGATCGAACAGCACAGGCGCAAAATCGCTCATCGCACGCGCCTCTATGCCATCAATGCGTCAATTCAGAGACAGTCATACTGGACTTGGGTGCATATCCCACGCCCTCATGATAAGCAGGGCAAAACACCATGGAGCGAGGCCATGACTGCTGCACCAATCATGTTTTTCGATATTGCTGGCCCTGACGAGCAGGCGCTACGTACATTCTATGCCGACGTTTTCGGCTGGGACTGCAAGGGCTCTGCGCCGTTCGCCCCTGGCAATGCGGTATCACTGCAAGGGACTTTCCGTTCGGATCCGGCGGAAAAGCTGTTCTATATCGGCGTGCCCGATATTGCCGCCACAGTGGAAGAGATTGTGGCGGCAGGCGGTTCTATCGAAAAAGGCCGCTTCGAGGTTCCGGGCATCGCGGCACTGGGCCTGTTTTTTGATCCTGCCGGCAACAAATTCGGATTGATAGAGATGGACGGCGATGAGCTGTTCGTGCCGGGTCGCTGAGTTTTACCGCGTCAACTTCTTATACGCCAATCGCGTAGGCCGATCCGCGGCATCACCCAGACGCCGCCGCTTGTCTTCCTCATAGCTCTCGAAATTGCCTTCAAACCATTCGACATGGCTGTCACCCTCAAACGCCAGGATATGCGTCGCCAGGCGGTCGAGGAAGAAACGGTCGTGCGAGATCACCACGGCGCAGCCGGCGAAGCTTTCGAGAGCATCTTCGAGCGCGCGCAGCGTTTCGACGTCGAGGTCGTTGGTCGGCTCGTCGAGCAGCAGCACATTGCCGCCTTCCTTGAGCATCTTGGCCATATGCACCCGGTTGCGTTCACCGCCCGATAGCTGGCCGACTTTCTTCTGCTGGTCGGTACCCTTGAAGTTGAACGCGCCGACATAGGCGCGGGTCTGCACCTCGTGCTTGCCAAGCTGGAAATAATCGAGCCCGTCGGAAATCTCTTCCCAGACATTCTTGCTGGCATCGAGGTCATCGCGGCTCTGGTCGACATAGCCGAGCTTGACTGTGGAGCCGACCTCAATCTCGCCGCTATCGGGCTGTTCCTGCCCGGTAATCAGCTTGAACAATGTCGATTTACCCGCGCCATTGGGGCCGATCACGCCGACAATCCCGCCCGGTGGCAGGGTGAATTCGAGATTCTCAAACAACAGCTTGTCGCCATAGGCCTTGGTCAAGCCCTTGGCCTCGATCACCTTGCCGCCCAGACGTTCGGGCGTTTGGATAAGAATTTGCGCCTTGCCCGGATCACGATTTTCCTGCGCCTCGACCAGTTGGTCGAAGCTCTTGATACGCGCCTTGGATTTGGTCTGGCGGCCTTTGGGGTTTTTGCGGATCCAGTCCAGCTCTTCATTGATCGCTTTCTGGCGTCCCTTGTCCTCGCGCGCTTCCTGCTCAAGCCGCTTGGCCTTTTTCTCCAGATAGCCCGAATAGTTGGACTCATAGGCAAAATAACGGCCGCGATCGAGCTCGAGTACCCATTTCACTACATTGTCGAGGAAGTAGCGATCATGGGTGACCATGATGACATTGCCCTTATATTCGACCAGATGATTCTCCAGCCAGGAGACGCTCTCTGCATCGAGATGGTTGGTCGGCTCGTCGAGCAGCAGGATTTCCGGTTTTTCCAGCAACAGTCGGCACAGCGCCACACGGCGGCGCTCACCACCGGAGAGGTTTTCCACCGAAGCATCGCCCGGCGGACAGCGCAGGGCTTCCATGGCGATTTCCAGCTGGTTATCGAGCGTCCAGCCATCAACCGCGTCGATCTTTTCCTGTAGATCGCCCATTTCGGCCATGAGCGCGTCAAAGTCGGCATCTTCGGGCGGATCGGCCATCAGGCCACTAATCTCGTTGAACCGGTCAACCAGATCGGCAACGGGCCGCACACCGTCCATGACATTTTCTTTGACAGTCTTGCTGTTGTCCAGTTCCGGTTCCTGCGCCAGATAGCCGACACGAATGCCCTCTCCTGCCCAGGCCTCGCCCTGAAATTCGGTGTCGAGCCCGGCCATGATCTTCATCAGCGTCGATTTACCCGCGCCATTGGGGCCAACAATGCCGATCTTGGCATCGGGCAGGAATTGCAGGTGAATATCGTTCAGCGTCGGTTTGTTGGCGCCGGGATAGGTCTTGGTCAGACCCTTCATCACATAGCTATATTGTACGGCCATTGCGGAGTGTCCTGTTACTGCAATTATGGGGATATCGACGTGGTGCCTAGCCGAGCCATTGGGTGGCCGCAAGGGAGCCATTGGCAAAAATCGGGGTGCGCTCTAAACACATTGCATCATGACACATATGACGACCGGATTCGCCGCACTGATCGGGGCTATTACCATCGCCTCACCCGCACTGGCACAACATGACCCCGCCGCCTTGCAGGCCGCCGCGCTTGAGGACGACACCGCCTATGATATTATCGAAGGGCTGACCACCGAAGTCGGCCATCGCCTCGCGGGAACAGAAGATGAGGCACGGGCGCGCGCCTGGGCCGTCGAAAAGCTGGCCAAATTGGGTTTTGCGAACATCCGGGTCGAACCATTCACCCTGCCGGTCTGGGTGCGTGGCGAGGAAGAAGCCTATATTACCGCTCCCTTTCCGCACAAAATGCACATCACCGCACTGGGCAACAGCGCCAGCACCGGCGAGGGCGGGCTCGAAGCGGAGATCGCCTATTTCCCGACCCTGGCCGACCTCACCGCCGCACCCGATGGCAGCCTTGAAGGCAAAATCGCCTTTGTCAGTCATAAGATGACCAAAACCATGGATGGTTCCAGCTATGGTGCCTTTGGCGGCGCACGCTTTATCGGGCCGCGAATTGCTTCGGAAAAAGGTGCGGCGGCAATCATCATCCGTTCGGTCGGCACCGATTATCACCGTAATCCGCACACCGGCGGCACCAATTTCCGCAATGGCAACCCGATACCCGCGGCCGCAATCTCCATTCCCGATGCGGAGAATCTCGAACGGGTCATCGCCCGCGGCAAGCCGGTTACGGTGAAACTGAAACTGACACCGCGCACATTGGGCGAGATGGAGTCGGGGAATGTCATTGCCGAGATTCCCGGCAGCGATCCCGATGCACCGATTATCGTGATAGGCGGCCACCTCGACAGCTGGGATCTCGGCACCGGCGCTATTGACGACGGCGCTGGCGTGGCGATCACCACCGCTGCGGCGAAGCTGGTAAAAGAGGCAGGCCAGCCCAAGCGCACGATAAGAATCGTCTGGTTCGGCTCGGAAGAAGTCGGCATCTATGGTGGCCGTGCCTATGCCGAAAAATATGGCGCGCAAGGCCATGCCATAGCGATGGAGTCGGACTTTGGCGCCGAACGCATCTGGCGCGTGGAATTCAAACTTCCCGAAGGCAATGATGCCCTGAAAACCGAGATTGGCAATGCGCTGGCACCGCTGGGGATTGGCATGTCGACCATCACCGCAGGCGGCGGACCCGATAACGGGCCGCTGGTGGCGCTGGGCGTCAACGCCATCGATCTGCAACAGGATGGTACCGATTATTTCGACCTGCATCATACGCCCGATGACACGCTCGACAAGATAGACCCGGCCGCGCTGCAACAAAATGTCGCTGCCTGGGTGACAGTGCTGTCGATTATCGCCAATAGCGACGCCGATATTGCGGCAAGGCCGGTAAAACCATGAGTCGACAGATAGCTTTGCCTGTGGTGGCTGCGCTGCTGGCGCTGCCCCCCCTTACTGGATGCAGCGAGGCAGATGCCCCTGTCGATGAGACGGGTGAAGCGCTCAGCGAAGAGGAAAAGATGGAACGGCAGGCCGATAGCCTGGAAGAGGCCGCTGACAAGGCGATGGCGATAGAGATCGAATCGCTCGGCGGTGATGCACCGGAACCAGCGACGCGAAGCGGCGAATAGCGATATTGCAGGATTGAAGAAAATGGTCGGGGAGACTGGATTCGAACCAGCGACCCCCTGTACCCAAAACAGGTGCGCTACCAGGCTGCGCCACTCCCCGACATTTTCCGTAGCTGCCCCTAGTCCATCGGACAGGGAAAGCAATGCTTTTTTGCCACTTGCGTTAGCGGCTATCGCGTCCGCCTCAACCACGGTTTCGGCGGACAGCCTTTCCTTCCAACGTCAGCTAATGGCTGGCTAGCCAGCTGAAGCTTGTACAGGAAGCGAAGGCTGGTGGGCCCGGAGGGACTCGAACCCCCGACCTAGCCGTTATGAGCGGCCAGCTCTAACCAACTGAGCTACAGGCCCATCCGAGGCGATGCCGATAGCCGAAAGCCCGGCCCGTTGGCAAGCGGCAAACGCAGTGATGGCGATTATTGCGCTTTACGCAATCCCCCGGACAAATCATCGAGCGACGCCGCACGGATATTGCGCTGGGCACAATAAGCCAGAACCCGGCGCCACCAGTCATAGAGCCGATCGACATGCGCTTCGGAGCGCACATAGGGCGTATGCCCCGGCTGCAGCGACGGTGAGTGGAAGGAGAAATTGAGCAATGGCAGGCCATCGTCAATGGCGATATCGATGGCACGGATCGCCTCTTCGATGCCGATGCCCTCTGGCGTTAGGGCAATCCGTTCGAGCATGCCGGTGCGCGACAGCAGCGACCGCGCCAAAGGTGTATGCCGCATCATCGGATAAAGCAGCTTTGATTGTTTACGCAGCAGCCCCCAAAATGTCGTCGTCAGAGGCAGTTCGGCGAGCAGCGCCTGACGGTCGAGCCAATAAGGCGCCAATGGGTGGCGTGAATAATCGGGCCCCCCCTTGGCGCTGTAATCGAAGCCTGAACGTACCGAACTATCGAAAATCACCCCGGCCTCTTTGAGAAATCCGGCGGTATGCGCGCCGGTGCCATAGCGTCCGGCACGATAGATGATCGGGGCCACACCAATCGCCTTGTCAATCGCCTCGGTCAGAGTCAGCAGCTTGGCGCGTTCCAGCTCGGGCGGAAGGTTGCCGGCGAAGCTGTTTATCTCATTGACCTGTTCTTCGATGGGCGGGTTGACCCAGGGATGGAGTTGTATGCCGACACTGGCCTCCCCCGTAGCGACATGGCTTTTGAGAAATTCCGCCGTCGGCGCATGTGTGATGATCGGATAGTCGACCATATAGATAGGGATGACGCCCTGATTGCGGCAAAATGCCTGAAACCGCTCGATCAGCGCCGTGCTTTCCAGCCCAAAGCCGGAATCGCTGATCGGTTTATTCCAGTCAAAATCCTCTTCAGTGTCGACGGTGACGACGAAGCGTCGGCCAAAATCTGGCCCCCAATCGACATAATCAACATTTTCCGGACATTGCGGAATGGACCAGGGCGATTGCCCAGGGGCGTTTGCGATAGTCTGTGCGTCTCTCACGACAGACCATTATCGTCTTGGATATGAGGCTGGCAAGAGAGGAAGCACGCAGGGTGTTTATAATTCGGCCTGATCCGCTGGTGCTGCCTGTAATCCGTCGAGACCTTCCAGCACCAGATCGGTATCTTCGATGATCGCCTGTGCCATATCGCGATAGGGTGCAGCAACGGGTCCGAAGAGTTGCGACTGGAGAATCTCGGCAAAGCCTTTCAGCGCGCCTGCCGGGGTGCGCAATTCATGCGCCAGCTGGCGATAGTCCTGCTCTGCCAGCGCCGTCGCCTCGGACGCGTCGTCAGCCACTTCTGGCCCATCCTGTCCAGGCTCAACCGGGGAATCAGCGGTATCGAGCCGGGTCAGGAGACCACAATAACCGATGAAATGCTGGTCAGTATCGGCAAATCGCGGCCACGCATCGATCCGCCACGCGCCCGCCAGTGCCGGCGCACCGCGATGATTATAACGGCCACCCACTATTGGGCGATATTGCCGCGCCAGCGCTGCGGTGTCGGTGTTGCAACCACAGCCGCTATCCTCAGCCTCGATGAACAATGGCAGGCCACAGCCAATGGCCTCCATATCAGGATCGGTCGAGGTCACCAGACCACCGGCATCGCTGATAAAGCAGATCTCCGAGACCACTGCCAGTGCTGGAGTTTCGAACTCTTCCAGCGGCAGATGTGGCGCTGCCCCGGCATCGCGCTGCGCAGTAAAATGGGCGATACGCTCGACAATCCCGCCAATATCGGCGGTCGCCGCTGGTGCCGGTGCCACACTGTCATCAATCAGTGCCTGGCTAGCATCGTCCTTACGCGGCAGCGCGATAAACGGTGCCTCATCGCTGTCGTTTCCGGTTCGGATATCTGCCTCGTCATCGCGTCCGGCAGAGTCGCCAAAGCCGGCATGGCTATCCAGCCAGGCGCGTTGCTCGGGTGACATGGTTTGCAGCACCTCGAGCCATTGCGCCGCCGATAGCCGCGTTTTGGACATTGTAGCGTCGCGCACGGCTTCAGGCTGTGCCAGCAGAAAACGCACCAGCGGCGTCGACTTCAACGGCCTTGCCGACTCGCCCAGCGCCGAGGCCTGTGCCGATGGCGACATTTTCCCGGCCAGGGCGTTGAGTCGTACCAGTGCGGCGGCGAAATCAGTTTCGGAGAAATAGCGCCCTTTGTGACGCTGCCGCAATTGCGTCGCTTCGGCCTCATCGTTCGCCGGAGCCGCATCTGCCAGAAGGTCGATAATCTGACGATATTGCACCGCCGCCAGCGATGCTTCGGGAACAGGTCCCGATATCGCTGTCGCCAGTCGA
Above is a genomic segment from Pseudomonadota bacterium containing:
- a CDS encoding M20/M25/M40 family metallo-hydrolase → MTTGFAALIGAITIASPALAQHDPAALQAAALEDDTAYDIIEGLTTEVGHRLAGTEDEARARAWAVEKLAKLGFANIRVEPFTLPVWVRGEEEAYITAPFPHKMHITALGNSASTGEGGLEAEIAYFPTLADLTAAPDGSLEGKIAFVSHKMTKTMDGSSYGAFGGARFIGPRIASEKGAAAIIIRSVGTDYHRNPHTGGTNFRNGNPIPAAAISIPDAENLERVIARGKPVTVKLKLTPRTLGEMESGNVIAEIPGSDPDAPIIVIGGHLDSWDLGTGAIDDGAGVAITTAAAKLVKEAGQPKRTIRIVWFGSEEVGIYGGRAYAEKYGAQGHAIAMESDFGAERIWRVEFKLPEGNDALKTEIGNALAPLGIGMSTITAGGGPDNGPLVALGVNAIDLQQDGTDYFDLHHTPDDTLDKIDPAALQQNVAAWVTVLSIIANSDADIAARPVKP
- the ettA gene encoding energy-dependent translational throttle protein EttA — protein: MAVQYSYVMKGLTKTYPGANKPTLNDIHLQFLPDAKIGIVGPNGAGKSTLMKIMAGLDTEFQGEAWAGEGIRVGYLAQEPELDNSKTVKENVMDGVRPVADLVDRFNEISGLMADPPEDADFDALMAEMGDLQEKIDAVDGWTLDNQLEIAMEALRCPPGDASVENLSGGERRRVALCRLLLEKPEILLLDEPTNHLDAESVSWLENHLVEYKGNVIMVTHDRYFLDNVVKWVLELDRGRYFAYESNYSGYLEKKAKRLEQEAREDKGRQKAINEELDWIRKNPKGRQTKSKARIKSFDQLVEAQENRDPGKAQILIQTPERLGGKVIEAKGLTKAYGDKLLFENLEFTLPPGGIVGVIGPNGAGKSTLFKLITGQEQPDSGEIEVGSTVKLGYVDQSRDDLDASKNVWEEISDGLDYFQLGKHEVQTRAYVGAFNFKGTDQQKKVGQLSGGERNRVHMAKMLKEGGNVLLLDEPTNDLDVETLRALEDALESFAGCAVVISHDRFFLDRLATHILAFEGDSHVEWFEGNFESYEEDKRRRLGDAADRPTRLAYKKLTR
- a CDS encoding VOC family protein: MTAAPIMFFDIAGPDEQALRTFYADVFGWDCKGSAPFAPGNAVSLQGTFRSDPAEKLFYIGVPDIAATVEEIVAAGGSIEKGRFEVPGIAALGLFFDPAGNKFGLIEMDGDELFVPGR
- a CDS encoding NYN domain-containing protein, giving the protein MPNNQNDNPNVALLIDADNASPAGIDPVLTVLAELGTVNIRRAYGNWRKQSLKGWVDLVHRYGIEPQQQFDITKGKNATDMKMTIDAMDMLFHGRIDGFGIMSSDSDFMPLAMRIRQEGIPVYGFGGQKTPEAFKQACTRFIDVNALIRAEKAEQDNGKDAGKGVDEDLLHLLIDAYQASKRDSEGYASLSAVGKIAGNRSSFDVRNYGFSRLSDMFEEVPNFKTRRDANGQIYVKRLN
- a CDS encoding polysaccharide deacetylase family protein, encoding MRDAQTIANAPGQSPWSIPQCPENVDYVDWGPDFGRRFVVTVDTEEDFDWNKPISDSGFGLESTALIERFQAFCRNQGVIPIYMVDYPIITHAPTAEFLKSHVATGEASVGIQLHPWVNPPIEEQVNEINSFAGNLPPELERAKLLTLTEAIDKAIGVAPIIYRAGRYGTGAHTAGFLKEAGVIFDSSVRSGFDYSAKGGPDYSRHPLAPYWLDRQALLAELPLTTTFWGLLRKQSKLLYPMMRHTPLARSLLSRTGMLERIALTPEGIGIEEAIRAIDIAIDDGLPLLNFSFHSPSLQPGHTPYVRSEAHVDRLYDWWRRVLAYCAQRNIRAASLDDLSGGLRKAQ